A genome region from Tenebrio molitor chromosome 4, icTenMoli1.1, whole genome shotgun sequence includes the following:
- the Pbp45 gene encoding snRNA-activating protein complex subunit 1 yields the protein MDLTSIDDFKSKKPGPFNIYRYDAQLAIAFQADCEDLLQKFKQLQNCSFATFVEVWKQTCFISVFEGQQYILMLQTFLENCFFIAKKFLFSTDPYIQTGGVYILYALYYKQPIKEWVKIRLTRAEADKMVEIVEVHKSFNSLDLVFIYHKMRKDGAFQYCALVQPVGLEARFLRRYDLSNEELQRTSSTNDPLRKFKELMEEDPDLVQLEETDEEYQKLVNKYKVKNEKLFVFPTQIGQELKRAYSNVFNIDLEDDEERARLKEVKSRAMSNMNATYRGEKAVLTAASLEAPSTSK from the exons ATGGACTTAACCTCAATCGATGATTTCAAATCGAAAAAACCTGGCCCTTTTAACATTTACCGGTATGACGCCCAACTAGCCATAGCCTTCCAAGCCGACTGCGAAGACCTTTTGCAGAAATTCAAACAACTTCAAAACTGCAGCTTTGCAACATTTGTAGAAGTATGGAAGCAAACATGTTTCATTTCAGTTTTCGA GGGACAACAGTACATTTTAATGCTGCAAACGTTTCTAGAGAACTGTTTTTTCATCGcaaaaaaattccttttttCCACTGATCCCTACATACAAACTGGAGGCGTCTATATCTTGTATGCTCTCTATTACAAACAACCAATCAA GGAATGGGTGAAAATCAGACTGACCCGTGCGGAAGCCGATAAAATGGTAGAAATCGTCGAAGTACACAAAAGTTTCAACTCTCTCGACTTGGTGTTTATTTATCACAAAATGCGCAAAGATGGGGCTTTCCAGTACTGCGCACTCGTCCAACCTGTGGGGCTGGAAGCGCGGTTCTTGAGGCGCTACGACTTGTCTAACGAGGAGTTGCAACGCACGAGCTCGACGAACGATCCGCTGCGGAAGTTCAAGGAATTGATGGAAGAGGATCCGGATCTGGTTCAGTTGGAAGAAACGGACGAAGAATACCAAAAGCTTGTCAACAAGTATAAGGTGAAGAACGAAAAGTTGTTCGTGTTTCCGACGCAAATCGGGCAAGAATTGAAGAGGGCGTACAGCAACGTGTTCAACATAGATCTGGAAGACGACGAGGAGCGGGCAAGGTTGAAGGAGGTGAAGAGCAGGGCGATGTCAAACATGAACGCCACCTATCGGGGAGAGAAGGCGGTTTTGACGGCTGCGAGTTTGGAGGCGCCCTCTACGTCAAAGTGA
- the LOC138129854 gene encoding synaptobrevin-1-like, whose protein sequence is MENPSGSRAPSKLEQTQAQVNEVVGIMRVNVEKVLERDQKLSELDSRADALQEGGKRFEQQAQKLKRKYWWKNLKMMIILGIIGLVILIIIIVSISNSVTGSSDSGTTTTPSAKAVEQHPTAAPST, encoded by the exons ATGGAGAACCCGTCGGGAAGTCGCGCCCCGAGCAAGCTGGAGCAGACCCAGGCCCAGGTGAACGAAGTGGTGGGCATCATGCGGGTCAACGTCGAAAAAGTACTTGAGAGGGACCAGAAGCTGTCAGAGCTGGACAGCCGAGCTGACGCGTTGCAAGAAGGTGGCAAGAGGTTTGAGCAGCAGGCGCAGAAGCTGAAACGCAAGTATTGGTGGAAGAATCTCAAAATGATGATCATTTTGGGCATAATTGGTCTGGTGATACTCATTATCATCATAG TCTCTATCAGTAATTCCGTGACAGGAAGTAGCGATTCAGGTACCACTACGACTCCTTCAGCCAAAGCGGTGGAACAACACCCAACTGCAGCCCCCTCAACTTAA
- the LOC138129836 gene encoding putative fatty acyl-CoA reductase CG5065, whose translation MVENFDEYPDRIAQTFANKTVLLTGGTGFVGKVLLEKLLRSCPAVGKVYVLVRSKKEKEPHLRLKEVFKDPIFDSLKKQQDLEVFSKVEAVSGDVSAPNLSLSHYDCGRICAEVEIIYHCAALVRFDIPLRDAVFTNVRGTKLMLELAKKCKKLLIFNHVSTAYCHLDQKVLHERTYPPPTDPDGIIKICECMDNDIVESIKNKLLDQFPNCYPFTKALSEGLVSREMEALPVVIFRPSVVVPIWREPMPGYTDNINGPTGLLIGAAKGVVRSMYCKGDGYLDYIPADIVANGLLFTTYDYLNHKGERRVYNAVSSKEYQITFNEVIEMGKTVVATDLPFNMILWYPGGSLTQSRLKHFVSVVLFQLFPALFVDWLLIFLRQKPFLMKVQKRILSAYKLCEYYVNRNWDFNNDNTLKAIQKLNPRERRTYKLDGTGGNFREYFTNCVHSARLYLVNEADDQIPAAKRQMKVMWFVDWFFKILIVAALAYFVWNKVC comes from the exons ATGGTGGAAAACTTCGACGAGTATCCTGACAGGATCGCGCAGACGTTCGCCAACAAGACGGTACTGCTGACGGGCGGCACCGGTTTCGTGGGGAAAGTCCTTTTGGAGAAGTTGCTGCGCTCGTGTCCTGCGGTCGGGAAGGTGTACGTCTTGGTCAGGAGTAAGAAGGAAAAGGAGCCTCACCTGAGGCTCAAGGAAGTGTTCAAGGATCCG ATCTTCGACTCGCTGAAGAAGCAACAAGACCTGGAAGTTTTCAGTAAAGTGGAAGCCGTATCGGGCGACGTGAGCGCCCCCAACCTCTCCTTGTCGCACTACGACTGCGGAAGAATTTGCGCCGAAGTCGAGATCATCTACCATTGCGCCGCGCTCGTCAGATTCGACATCCCTCTGAGAGATGCGGTCTTCACCAACGTGCGCGGCACGAAACTGATGCTCGAGTTGGCCAAGAAGTGTAAAAAATTACTCATTTTCAACCACGTGTCCACCGCTTACTGTCACCTAGACCAGAAGGTCCTGCACGAAAGGACTTATCCACCTCCGACGGATCCCGACGGGATCATCAAGATTTGCGAGTGTATGGACAACGACATCGTCGAGAGCAtcaaaaataa ACTTTTAGATCAATTTCCGAACTGTTATCCTTTTACCAAAGCTCTGAGTGAAGGTTTGGTCAGTCGGGAAATGGAGGCGCTGCCGGTTGTCATTTTCAGACCGTCAGTTG TGGTGCCAATTTGGAGGGAACCAATGCCAGGATACACGGACAATATTAATGGTCCCACTGGATTACTTATAGGGGCGGCAAAAGGAGTCGTTAGGTCCATGTACTGCAAAGGTGACGGTTATCTGGACTATATACCGGCGGATATTGTGGCTAACGGTCTATTGTTTACCACTTACGACTATCTAAATCACAAAGG GGAAAGAAGAGTTTACAACGCCGTCTCTTCCAAAGAGTACCAAATCACGTTCAACGAAGTGATCGAAATGGGAAAAACCGTCGTAGCGACAGATTTACCCTTCAACATGATCCTCTGGTACCCCGGAGGTTCGCTCACCCAATCCCGCCTGAAACACTTCGTGTCCGTCGTCCTGTTCCAGCTCTTTCCGGCTCTGTTTGTCGACTGGTTGTTGATCTTCCTGCGTCAAAAACCAtt CTTGATGAAAGTGCAGAAGCGCATCCTGAGCGCATACAAGCTTTGCGAGTATTACGTCAACAGGAACTGGGACTtcaacaacgataacactCTGAAGGCCATCCAGAAATTGAATCCTAGGGAACGACGGACGTACAAATTGGACGGCACGGGTGGGAATTTTCGCGAGTATTTTACCAATTGCGTCCATTCGGCTCGCTTGTACCTGGTGAACGAGGCAGACGATCAAATCCCGGCTGCCAAAAGACAAATGAAAGT gatGTGGTTTGTGGACTGGTTTTTCAAAATCTTGATCGTAGCGGCGCTGGCCTATTTCGTATGGAATAAGGTGTGTTAA